The sequence AGTGGCGATCAGGATGTGGTCAGCAGTGATTTTCTCACCATTAACTTCCACAGTATGCGCATCAATAAATCGCGCAAAACCCTGAATCACATCAACTTTGTTATTGCCTAAGCCACGCTCATAAGATTGATGGATACGATCGATGTAAGCAGTACGATTGGCAATCAGCTTTTTCCAATCGAAATGATTCACTGTGGTGTCAAAACCGTAATCTGGGCCATACAAATGAATCGCTTCCGCAATTTGCGCGGCATGCCACATCACTTTTTTCGGCACACAACCGACATTCACACAGGTGCCACCGAGCTGTTTAGCTTCGATTAGCGCACATTTTTTGCCGTACATGGCAGCCCGGTTGATCGACGCAATCCCGCCACTGCCACCGCCAATTGCTAGATAGTCGTAATGTTTGGTCATCAGGGTCGTTTCCAAGATATACCCGTCATACTTCAAGTTGTATGTGTGTTGGCTGCCTTCATGCACCCCAGTCACTTACTGATGTAAGCTCTTGGGGATTTATTCAGTTGCCGCCTTCCTACAACCCGAATTATTTAGGGTAGAGTTGTTAAAGTTTGCCTAAGAGTTTAACGCTTACCCGCATTTTGTCGCAAAGGTTGGATCAATGGCTCCGATAGGCAACTGGTATTATTCCGGCACTACCCATTTCACCAGTGTATGGCCATGACCTGATGGCACCAGTGCTTTGTGCAGCCACGGTAGCAACGTATTCATTTGCTGTTCCAGTTTCCACGGTGGGTTAATCACAATCATGCCAGAAGCCGTCATGCCGTGCTGGTCGCTATCGGGGCGAACCGCCAGCTCAATTTGCAAGATACGGCGGATACCTGTGGCTTCCAGATCCCGTAACATGCGCTTAATTTGCTGACGCAAAACCACCGGATACCATATTGCATAGGTGCCAGTTGCAAAGCGCTTATAACCTTCCTGAATACCTTTCACCACATCCTGATAGTCAGTTTTCATCTCATACGGCGGGTCAATCAGAACGAAACCACGGCGAGATGCAGGGGGTAACTGTGACTTAAGCTGTTGATAACCATCGGCACGTTGAACCTTAGCCCGCTCATCTTTTGCGAATTCATTGCGCAGCAGCGGATAATCGCTAGGGTGCAGTTCGGTCAAATGGATTTTGTCATCTTCACGCAATAAATGGCGTGCGATCAATGGCGAACCGGGATAATAACGCAACTTCTCGGCCCGGTTAAAATAATGGATAGCACTCATGTATGGGGCTAAATCATCAGGTAAATCATCGCGTTGCCACAGTTTTCCAATACCCTCAAGGTATTCGCCCGTGCGCTCGGCATGTTCGCCACTTAATTGGTAGCGACCTGCACCGGCGTGGGTATCCAGATAAAGGAAGGGTTTTTCTTTCTCTTTCAGAGACTCAATAATCAAGCTCTGAACAGTGTGTTTCAGGACATCGGCATGGTTGCCGGCGTGAAAACTATGGCGATAACTTAACATTTTATATTAACCAATTGATATTTATGATGAATATACTATTCACCGAAAATAGATGCTGTACATTGTGGCAGTGCTGTTTGCGGTTTATCTTTGTGGATGCTGCAAAACATCACCGTCAGAAGCCGTAGCCAGCACATTATGGCAACTAGTATAAACTGTCTGGTGAATAAAAAGTGAAAAGCATTCAGCCATTGATTTTCATGCCGACAGACCTCATGTTAATTATTCAACCATAAATATATGATCCGCTGCTGGACTGCTTCTAGCGGCGGCTATTCAAAACAATAATCAGGACTGCCCTATGACAAATCCGCTGTTGACCCCGTTCTCCCTGCCGCCATTTTCTGCGATTCGCCCTGAAGATATCGTGCCTGCGGTGAAATCCGCGCTGGATGAATGCCGTCAAGCGGTGGAGCGGGTGGTTGCCCAGCCGGGGCCTTTCACCTGGGATAACCTATGCCAACCACTGGCTGAATCAGATGACCGCTTATCACGCATCTGGTCGCCGGTCGGGCACTTAAATTCAGTGAAGAACAGCCCGGAATTACGCACCGCTTATGAACAAAGTTTGCCATTGCTGTCGGAGTACGGCACTTGGGTCGGGCAGCACAAGGGCTTATATCAGGCTTATGTCAGTCTGAAAGAAGGGCCGGGGTTTGAGGCGTTGACCGCCCCGCAGCGCAAAGCGGTAGAAAATGCCCTGCGTGACTTCCAGTTATCCGGTATTGGTTTGGAGCCTGAGCAGCAAAAACGTTATGGCGAAATCGTGGCCCGCCTGTCTGAGTTGGGATCGACTTACAGCAATAATGTGCTTGATGCCACCATGGGTTGGAGCAAGCTAATTACCGATGTCGAGCAGTTGAAAGGGCTGCCGGAAAGCGCCCTAGCGGCGGCTAAAGCCATGGCAGAAGCCAAAGAGCAAGAGGGCTGGTTGCTGACGCTGGATATGCCAAGTTATCTGCCGGTGCTGACCTATGCGGATAATGCTGAATTGCGCGAAGAGATGTACCGCGCCTTTGCGACTCGCGCCTCTGATCAAGGGCCGAATGCGGGCAAGTGGGATAACAGCGAGATCATGGCTGAAATCCTCACACTCCGTCATGAATTGGCGCAGTTGCTGGGCTTTGACAGTTATGCGGATAAATCACTGGCGACCAAGATGGCTGAAAGCCCACAACAGGTGTTGGGCTTCTTAAACGATCTGGCGAAACGCGCCCGTCCACAGGCGGAAGAGGAGCTGGCGCAGTTACGCGCATTTGCTGAAAAACATTATGGTGTCAGTGAGTTAGCAGCATGGGATATCACCTACTACTCCGAGAAACAAAAGCAGCATCTGTTCTCCATCAGCGATGAGCAGTTACGCCCTTACTTCCCTGAACAGCGCGTCGTCGAAGGGCTGTTTGAGGTGGTTAAACGCATTTACGGTATCACCGCCAAAGAGCGCCGCGATGTGGATACTTGGCATCCGGATGTGCGCTTCTTCGAACTTTATGATGTGAGTGGCGAACTGCGCGGCAGCTTCTATCTTGATCTGTATGCCCGTGAACATAAGCGCGGTGGGGCTTGGATGGATGATTGTGTCGGCAGCCTGCGGTTGGCGAACGGCCAGTTGCAAAAACCGGTAGCGTATCTGACGTGTAACTTTAATGGCCCTGTCGGCGGCAAACCGGCGCTATTTACCCATAACGAAGTGACCACGTTGTTCCATGAGTTCGGCCATGGGTTGCACCATATGCTGACCAAAATTGATACAGCGGGTGTCTCGGGTATCAATGGCGTGCCGTGGGATGCGGTCGAGCTGCCAAGCCAGTTTATGGAAAACTGGTGCTGGGAGCCGGAAGCGCTGGCATTTATTTCCGGCCATTACGAAACTAATGAACCGCTACCACAAGAGATGCTGGACAAACTGCTGGCGGCGAAAAACTATCAGGCGGCACTGTTTATTCTGCGCCAATTGGAGTTTGGGTTGTTTGATTTCCGTATGCATTATGAGTTCGATCCGCTGACGGGTGCGCAGATCCTGCCGATCTTGTATGAGGTGAAAAAACAGGTCGCGGTTGTGCCATCACCTACATGGGGCCGCTTCCCACATGCCTTTAGCCATATCTTTGCTGGCGGTTATGCTGCGGGTTACTACAGCTATCTGTGGGCGGAAGTGCTCTCTGCTGATGCCTTCTCGCGCTTTGAAGAGGAGGGGATTTTCAATGCGGCAACCGGCCAATCTTTCCTCGACAATATCTTGTCCCGTGGCGGTTCAGAAGAGCCGATGACACTGTTCAAGCGCTTCCGTGGTCGTGAGCCGCAGTTGGATGCTATGCTGCGCCATTACGGTATTAAGGGCTAGAATGTGTCACAGGTAAGTATTTGTTTATTGTCTGAAGCAGGCGCCGATCCCGGCGCCTTGTCTGTTTTGGCCGAGCGTTGGGGATTGGTGTCTGACGAGCAGGCCATTATGGCGCTAGTGCTGACACCTGAACGCCTTGAGTTGCGCAAACGAGATGAGCCGAAACTCGGCGGCATTTATGTTGATTTCGTCTCCGGCACACTGGCCCATCGTCGCAAATTTGGCGGCGGGCGGGGTGAGGCAGTCGCCAAAGCGGTCGGCATCAAAAAAGGCTATCTTCCTCGAGTGGTTGATGCCACTGCGGGCTTGGGGCGAGATGCTTTTGTGTTGGCGGCGCTAGGCTGCCATGTGCAGATGCTGGAACGTAACCCAGTGGTGGCGGCTTTGCTGGAGGATGGTTTGCGCCGTGGCTATCAGGACGTCGAAATTGGCCCTTGGCTGCGGGAACGTTTGACGCTGCTACATGCTTCTAGTTTGACGGCATTGGCCGCGATTGAGCCTCGACCGGAAGTGGTTTACCTCGATCCCATGTACCCGCATCGGCAGAAAAGTGCGCTGGTCAAAAAGGAGATGCGGGTATTCCAATCGCTGGTGGGAGCTGATGAAGATGCCGATGGTTTGCTGGCACCAGCCCGTGCATTGGCAACCAAACGGGTGGTGGTTAAGCGCCCCGACTATGCCGAACCCCTGGCGGGAGTCGCAGCACAGGCAGCGGTGACCACCAAAAGCCACCGTTTTGATCTCTATACCCAGCTTGCTTGAGGTGGGTGGCAAACCCACTTATAGCCCGGTGAGTGGTGGGCTGATAATAAAGTTATTGAGTGTGAATTGATGTTTGCCAATAAGTTTTATCATCATATTGCACTCATACTGACGATTACTGATGCCGAAATCGATCATCAGAGAAGTTATTTCACTTATATCATCATAGTTTTGTACTATCAGCGGAATATTCCGGTTGCCAGATAAGAATGGCGATAAATCGATTTTATCTTTCTCTGCGTTAAAATCGTGAATAGTGTCAGCAGATATTGATGTAGAGTCACTGGGTTTGTCGTAGCGGAAAACATTATGGCCGTTTATACCCCATAATTGATCGGCTCCTGCACCACCTGACAAAATATTATTAGCATCATTGCCATACAATGTATCATTGCCACTGCCGCCGATAGCGTTTTCAATCACCACATCGGCGGCAATGGAGATATTCGCCGTGAGTCCACCGACATCAGAAAAACTAAGTTCCTTCAGATTAATATTTTGATCTTCGCTATAACCGGAAAAATCAAATGTATCCATACCACCTGCATCCCAGACACAGAATATCAGCTTATCTGTGGGGGCATTGGCGGTAAAAAAATCTCTCTCGCTATTGGAGTTAAAACCATAAATAGTATCACCTGTGCGAGTTTTCATATTTGCACCATAGAGATATTGAACCGCTGCTACATCATATAATTGTGGTGTGGAGACATTATCATCACAATAATCAGCATTTGATGATGATTCTGAGTAATAGCTCATTATGCTAACCTGGTGAGTATGTTTTTGATCTTTAATTGTATCTCCTGCATTGTGGGGGTGCTTTAATCCAAGGCTATGCCCTATTTCATGGGTCAACGTAAAACCGCCATAATTTGATTTCGTCGGCTTGGTATTTTCACCGAAAGAATGGTTAATATATACCCCGCTGAATCTTGAATAATTTGGATGAAAGGCAAATCCGGATCGGATACTTTTTTCTGAAAAATTATAAAAACCGATGTTGACGTTATCAAAATCAACTGCTTCAGTAAAAGAGATATTCGCTATATCAGCCCAGGCTTGCATGCTTTTCTTTGCTTGATTAACCTGAAATTGATTAAATGGGAAGAAATCATGAGGGCTAAGTCCATCAAGCATGTCATTTCTAACGGGTATATTAAATGAGTAACTCAGACTAATACCACGCCCATAATGACCTTCACCGTTCCATGAGTAATGAGTCACTATATTGGGTGCGATATTTTCTTTTATTTCATTTTTGTAATTTATGTGTGTTTTTTTATCTATTGATTTGTTGTATCTATTGTTGTGACGCATAACTAACCTTACCTTATAAACAACATTATATATGTGTGAGGGTTAAAAATAGGCAGGTATATTAACAATGAATACTTTTTTTTAAATGTTGATGTTCTTAAATTGTTCGCAAAATCATTATATGAAAAATTATAGGTCATAATATGTGAATACCCCATACTCTTTATTTATGCCACCTTAAAGAGTATAGGGATAGGGTCTTATTTACAGCACACCTTGGGCCAACATCGCATCTGCCACTTTGACAAAACCAGCAATGTTCGCGCCGTGCACATAGTGGGTCTGTTTACCTTCACCGCCGTATTCAACACAAGACTGATGAATATCCAGCATGATGTGGTGCAGACGAACATCCACTTTTTCTGATTTCCAGCTCATGCGAGCCGCATTTTGTGCCATCTCCAAGCCCGATGTAGCAACACCACCCGCGTTGGCGGCTTTGCCCGGCGCGAAGAGGACGCCAGCTTCAAGGAAAGCATCTGTTGCCTGAATGGTCGTCGGCATATTTGCGCCCTCGGCCACAGCTTTAACCCCATTGGCAATCAATTGGCGAGCAGCTGGCAGGTCTAGTTCGTTCTGTGTTGCGCACGGCAAGGCGATATCGACCGGTACACTCCACGGCTGCTGATCCGCCAGATAGACCAGATTACGTTCACGGGCATAATCTTCAACGCGGCCATAACGTTTGTTTTTAATCTCAGCCAAATGGGCCAGTTTTTCTGGGGTGAAGCCCTCTTCATCTACGACTGTACCGCCTGAATCGGAGGCCGTAATTACTCGAGCACCCAGTTCCATCGCTTTTTCAATGGTGTATTGCGCCACATTTCCTGCACCGGAAACCGACACTCTTCGACCTTCAAAACCTAAACCGTGGCGTTTTAGCATGGCGTCGGTGAAATACACCAAACCATAGCCGGTCGCTTCTGGGCGAATCAGGCTGCCGCCGAAGGATAATCCTTTGCCAGTGAAGACACAGGCGGTGTTATTCGACAGCTTTTTCATCATGCCGGACATAAAGGCCACTTCACGACCACCTACACCAATATCACCCGCCGGAACATCCGTATCTGGGCCAAGATGGCGGTACAGCTCCGTCATCAGCGCCTGACAAAAGCGCATGACTTCAGCCTGACTCTTCCCTTTCGGATTAAAATCAGAACCGCCTTTACCGCCACCCATAGGTAGTGTAGTCAGGGCATTTTTGAAGGTTTGCTCAAAACCAAGGAATTTAAGAATCGATAAGTTGACTGATGGATGGAAGCGCATCCCGCCCTTAAAAGGACCAATGGCTGAGCTAAACTGAACGCGCCAAGCACGGTTAACTTGCACCTTGCCTTGATCGTCAGTCCAAGCAACACGAAATTGAATGACCCGTTCTGGCTCGACTAAACGTTCCAGCAGGCTTTGTTCACGGTAATGCGGGTTTTGCTCCAGAAAGGGCCAAAGCGAGGTGAAGACTTCACGCACGGCTTGGAGATATTCAGGTTGGTTGGCATCACGTTGTTGTAACGATTCTAAAAACGACTCCAGAGAGATTAAATCATTCATTACTAATCATTCCTTGTACCAATTAAGACTCCCCAGACAATTATTTCTAACTATTATTTTTATAAAAATAATCTGGAGACGATGTTGTGCATCATCGACTATATCATTGGTTTATATTCATACAGCAAGGGATTTTGAGAAAAAGTTAGCAGGGTTATCAATGAGTGGCGACAGGGGCGATACCGGCAAAAGCACAATAAAAAACGCCCGCGAGAGGCGGGCGTTAGCGGTAACAACATTAAGTGGTATTGGACGAGCGTTTAATCGTCTTCGCCATTTTCGTCATCGCGCAGAGGCACGATCAGCATATCGACATGCACGGTGTTGATCAGTTGGCGTGCTGAGGACATCAACTTGCTCCAGAAATCTTGATGATGGCCGCATAATACTAAGTCCATATCATATTTCTTAATCGCATCAACCAGTACCTGACCCAAGTCGCCGCTACCACTCAGGGTTTGCTCAATCGGGTAGCCCGCATTCTGCGAAAGCTCAGTCAATGCATTGTGTGTCTCTTCAGAGATGCGTTTTTGCATATCGCCAAGATTAACGTCGATCAAGCCGGTATAGAGATCTGAGTAGTTAACATCGACATGGATCAAGGAAACTTTGGCATTGTACGGTTTGGCCATGGAGACCGCTTTTTCCACCAACACCTTACTTTCCGGAGATAGGTCAACCGCAATCAGAATGTGTTTGTAAGCCATAAGTAAACTCCTTCCATAATGTTAATTAATGGGTAAGCAAACATTCAACCAGTTGAACGGGTGCTACGCGATATCTATATAGTAGCATTATGACCCCTAACTGAAGTGTTTCACGGATCACAACACACTGTTTTGATGATGATCACTAAAGTCACCCTTTGTCGTTTCACCCCTATTTTCGCAGAGGAATGACTCAATTCTGCCGCTTATTGCCCGGCACATTATCCGGTCATTCGAATTTAGAGCAGATCATTCTCTTAAGTATAGCGCTGATAAAGCATTCGAATGAATGGAATTTCATATTTGTGATGCAAATATAATTTAGTAAAAGTAGTAGTCAAGCTTATCTAATTCAGTTAAGAAAGATTAATGATTAATCAATTTCCGTACGAATTTAACGCGCATCCAGCAAGTATGATTCAGTATAAGTTAGTGCAAATCGATACTTAACCAATGCCGAAATAGGCTTAATTTAGAGATTATCAGGCTATTTTTCATTTCATTTCCTACACTCTTAAAGGGAGTCCTACATGTTCGGATGTTGTGTCGAGCGAATAACACGTCGAACCACCATTAGAAAGCGAACGATAGGGGGTGGTTTTCAGGCCCTGGGGGTGTTTGTATCGACTAGAGTGAGCGATGGCGTAGAGGCTCAGGTAACTGACCCAATAGCAATATATCGCTGGGAGGATGATTATGATCAGTACCGTCGCGCTTTTTTGGGCTTTGTGTGTGGTATGTGTGATTAATATGGCACGTTATTATTCATCACTGCGTGCGTTGTTAGTGGTATTACGTGGCTGCGACCCGTTGCTGTATCAATATGTTGATGGCGGTGGATTCTTTACCTCCCATGGCCAGCCGAGCAAACAGATTAGATTAGTGGGTTATATTTTTACTCAACGCTATCTTGATCACCATGATCCGGAGTTTATTCGCCGCTGTGAGCGATTACGTGGGCAATTTATACTGACCAGCGCATTATGTGGTTTAGTCGTGGTGAGTCTGGTGGGATTAATCTTGTGGTATTAGCATGAATAATGGGCAGAAAAGTATTTAAAAAGGCGACCTGTTAAGGCCGCCTTTTTGCTTATCATCACCGTTCGGTTCTATATACCGCTCGGTATTATCATCGTGCTACACGTCGATGCACGGTGATAGTAAAACGTCTCGCTGGGCTTAAATAAACTTCAATGCGACCCAGTACAACCCACCGGAAAGAAGAATAGAGATGGGTAGGGTTAATACCCATGCCAACATAATGTTCTTAACCGTCTTGCTCTGCACACCACCGCCATCGACCAACATGGTCCCGGCAACAGCTGAAGAGAGCACTTGAGTTGTCGATACTGGCATACCGGTATAACTCGCAATCCCGATGGAAACCGCCGCTGTCATCTGGGCCGAAACCCCTTGTGCGTAGGTCATGCCTTTCTTACCGATTTTCTCACCGATGGTCACGGCAACACGTTTCCAGCCAATCATGGTCCCCAAAGAGAGAGCCAGAGCGACGGCAACGATAATCCAGGTCGGTGCGTATTCCACGGTTTCCAACAAATCGGTACGCAGATTGTTGAGGAAACGGCGGTCTTCAGCACTGGTTTCTGGCAGCTTGGCAACGGTCCCTGCGGTTTCTGCGACACACATCAGCAAACGACGCATGTGGCTGCGTTGATCAACCGTGAGGTCGTCATAGCTTTGCAGATTCGCCAGCAGCACCTGTGCATGTTCAATCGCTATCATGGCGCGTGAGCTATCACAGTGGAACTGTGCAGGTGTGTTTGGCAAGGCTTCTGGTGTTGGTACCAGTGGTTTCAGCGCGACAGCATGAGGCAGAACCTCAACATGTTGCTGATAATATTGTTGCAGATGAGTCACTGCATCGCGGGTGCGGGCAATATCATAACCAGTTGCATTCATATTCACGACAAAACCGGCCGGAGCCACGCCGATTAAAACCAGCATGATCAAGCCAATCCCTTTCTGACCATCGTTAGCGCCATGAGAGAAACTCACGCCGATAGCCGATATGATCAGCGCAGTACGAGTCCAGAATGGCGGTTTACGTTTACCGTCTTTCTTTTCACGTTCAGCAGGTGTCAGATGAATACGTTGCTGCTTCTTGGTTCCGTTCCAGTAACGACGTAGCAGGAACACCATCAATCCGGCAATAACCAGACCCACAATTGGGGATAAGATTAATGACAGGAAGATTTGAATCATCTTAGGAACGTTCAGTGCATCGACAACAGATGTACTGGTCATTAATGCATTGGTTAGCCCAATACCGATGATAGCACCAATCAGTGTATGAGAACTGGAGGCTGGGATACCAAAATACCAAGTGCCCAAATTCCAGAT comes from Yersinia mollaretii ATCC 43969 and encodes:
- a CDS encoding 23S rRNA (adenine(2030)-N(6))-methyltransferase RlmJ codes for the protein MLSYRHSFHAGNHADVLKHTVQSLIIESLKEKEKPFLYLDTHAGAGRYQLSGEHAERTGEYLEGIGKLWQRDDLPDDLAPYMSAIHYFNRAEKLRYYPGSPLIARHLLREDDKIHLTELHPSDYPLLRNEFAKDERAKVQRADGYQQLKSQLPPASRRGFVLIDPPYEMKTDYQDVVKGIQEGYKRFATGTYAIWYPVVLRQQIKRMLRDLEATGIRRILQIELAVRPDSDQHGMTASGMIVINPPWKLEQQMNTLLPWLHKALVPSGHGHTLVKWVVPE
- the prlC gene encoding oligopeptidase A, yielding MTNPLLTPFSLPPFSAIRPEDIVPAVKSALDECRQAVERVVAQPGPFTWDNLCQPLAESDDRLSRIWSPVGHLNSVKNSPELRTAYEQSLPLLSEYGTWVGQHKGLYQAYVSLKEGPGFEALTAPQRKAVENALRDFQLSGIGLEPEQQKRYGEIVARLSELGSTYSNNVLDATMGWSKLITDVEQLKGLPESALAAAKAMAEAKEQEGWLLTLDMPSYLPVLTYADNAELREEMYRAFATRASDQGPNAGKWDNSEIMAEILTLRHELAQLLGFDSYADKSLATKMAESPQQVLGFLNDLAKRARPQAEEELAQLRAFAEKHYGVSELAAWDITYYSEKQKQHLFSISDEQLRPYFPEQRVVEGLFEVVKRIYGITAKERRDVDTWHPDVRFFELYDVSGELRGSFYLDLYAREHKRGGAWMDDCVGSLRLANGQLQKPVAYLTCNFNGPVGGKPALFTHNEVTTLFHEFGHGLHHMLTKIDTAGVSGINGVPWDAVELPSQFMENWCWEPEALAFISGHYETNEPLPQEMLDKLLAAKNYQAALFILRQLEFGLFDFRMHYEFDPLTGAQILPILYEVKKQVAVVPSPTWGRFPHAFSHIFAGGYAAGYYSYLWAEVLSADAFSRFEEEGIFNAATGQSFLDNILSRGGSEEPMTLFKRFRGREPQLDAMLRHYGIKG
- the rsmJ gene encoding 16S rRNA (guanine(1516)-N(2))-methyltransferase RsmJ, producing the protein MSQVSICLLSEAGADPGALSVLAERWGLVSDEQAIMALVLTPERLELRKRDEPKLGGIYVDFVSGTLAHRRKFGGGRGEAVAKAVGIKKGYLPRVVDATAGLGRDAFVLAALGCHVQMLERNPVVAALLEDGLRRGYQDVEIGPWLRERLTLLHASSLTALAAIEPRPEVVYLDPMYPHRQKSALVKKEMRVFQSLVGADEDADGLLAPARALATKRVVVKRPDYAEPLAGVAAQAAVTTKSHRFDLYTQLA
- a CDS encoding M10 family metallopeptidase C-terminal domain-containing protein, whose product is MRHNNRYNKSIDKKTHINYKNEIKENIAPNIVTHYSWNGEGHYGRGISLSYSFNIPVRNDMLDGLSPHDFFPFNQFQVNQAKKSMQAWADIANISFTEAVDFDNVNIGFYNFSEKSIRSGFAFHPNYSRFSGVYINHSFGENTKPTKSNYGGFTLTHEIGHSLGLKHPHNAGDTIKDQKHTHQVSIMSYYSESSSNADYCDDNVSTPQLYDVAAVQYLYGANMKTRTGDTIYGFNSNSERDFFTANAPTDKLIFCVWDAGGMDTFDFSGYSEDQNINLKELSFSDVGGLTANISIAADVVIENAIGGSGNDTLYGNDANNILSGGAGADQLWGINGHNVFRYDKPSDSTSISADTIHDFNAEKDKIDLSPFLSGNRNIPLIVQNYDDISEITSLMIDFGISNRQYECNMMIKLIGKHQFTLNNFIISPPLTGL
- the gdhA gene encoding NADP-specific glutamate dehydrogenase — encoded protein: MNDLISLESFLESLQQRDANQPEYLQAVREVFTSLWPFLEQNPHYREQSLLERLVEPERVIQFRVAWTDDQGKVQVNRAWRVQFSSAIGPFKGGMRFHPSVNLSILKFLGFEQTFKNALTTLPMGGGKGGSDFNPKGKSQAEVMRFCQALMTELYRHLGPDTDVPAGDIGVGGREVAFMSGMMKKLSNNTACVFTGKGLSFGGSLIRPEATGYGLVYFTDAMLKRHGLGFEGRRVSVSGAGNVAQYTIEKAMELGARVITASDSGGTVVDEEGFTPEKLAHLAEIKNKRYGRVEDYARERNLVYLADQQPWSVPVDIALPCATQNELDLPAARQLIANGVKAVAEGANMPTTIQATDAFLEAGVLFAPGKAANAGGVATSGLEMAQNAARMSWKSEKVDVRLHHIMLDIHQSCVEYGGEGKQTHYVHGANIAGFVKVADAMLAQGVL
- the uspA gene encoding universal stress protein UspA: MAYKHILIAVDLSPESKVLVEKAVSMAKPYNAKVSLIHVDVNYSDLYTGLIDVNLGDMQKRISEETHNALTELSQNAGYPIEQTLSGSGDLGQVLVDAIKKYDMDLVLCGHHQDFWSKLMSSARQLINTVHVDMLIVPLRDDENGEDD
- the uspB gene encoding universal stress protein UspB; protein product: MISTVALFWALCVVCVINMARYYSSLRALLVVLRGCDPLLYQYVDGGGFFTSHGQPSKQIRLVGYIFTQRYLDHHDPEFIRRCERLRGQFILTSALCGLVVVSLVGLILWY
- the pitA gene encoding inorganic phosphate transporter PitA; amino-acid sequence: MLHLFAGLDFHTGLMLVLALMFVLFYEAINGFHDTANAVATVIYTRAMRSQVAVVMAGVFNFLGVMLGGLSVAYAIVHLLPTDLLLNVSSAHGLAMVFSMLLAAIIWNLGTWYFGIPASSSHTLIGAIIGIGLTNALMTSTSVVDALNVPKMIQIFLSLILSPIVGLVIAGLMVFLLRRYWNGTKKQQRIHLTPAEREKKDGKRKPPFWTRTALIISAIGVSFSHGANDGQKGIGLIMLVLIGVAPAGFVVNMNATGYDIARTRDAVTHLQQYYQQHVEVLPHAVALKPLVPTPEALPNTPAQFHCDSSRAMIAIEHAQVLLANLQSYDDLTVDQRSHMRRLLMCVAETAGTVAKLPETSAEDRRFLNNLRTDLLETVEYAPTWIIVAVALALSLGTMIGWKRVAVTIGEKIGKKGMTYAQGVSAQMTAAVSIGIASYTGMPVSTTQVLSSAVAGTMLVDGGGVQSKTVKNIMLAWVLTLPISILLSGGLYWVALKFI